From one Gemella morbillorum genomic stretch:
- a CDS encoding major tail protein, giving the protein MENKVKFNLSHVHYAKLTEGDTTTYEKPVPIPGAVKISLEPNGEPESFYADGGSYYTINNNMGYDGDLEIAMIPESFRKDILQEREDKNKVLVEDSGSETKNFALLFEFDGDQKKIRHVLYNCSAGRPKIEGQTNEESREVQTETLSIKARPIKEGLVKSKTGKETTEETYKNWYQTVYMPTHEGEM; this is encoded by the coding sequence ATGGAAAATAAAGTAAAATTTAATTTGTCTCATGTTCATTATGCAAAATTAACTGAAGGTGATACGACAACTTATGAAAAGCCAGTACCAATTCCAGGTGCTGTAAAAATTAGTTTAGAACCTAATGGAGAACCAGAAAGTTTCTATGCAGATGGAGGATCATATTACACAATTAATAACAATATGGGATATGATGGAGATTTAGAGATTGCGATGATTCCAGAAAGTTTTAGAAAGGATATTCTTCAAGAAAGAGAAGATAAAAATAAAGTTCTAGTTGAAGATTCAGGATCAGAAACAAAGAACTTTGCACTACTTTTTGAATTTGATGGAGATCAGAAAAAAATACGTCATGTACTTTATAATTGTTCAGCAGGTCGACCAAAAATTGAAGGTCAAACAAACGAAGAATCAAGAGAAGTGCAAACAGAAACACTTTCAATAAAAGCAAGACCTATCAAAGAAGGACTTGTGAAGAGTAAAACTGGTAAAGAGACAACAGAAGAAACATATAAGAATTGGTATCAAACAGTGTATATGCCAACACATGAAGGAGAAATGTAA